TGAGGGCCACCCATAGGTCCGCCGTCTGGGCCAGGAGCGAGAACGAGGCGAGGTAGGCGCCCGGCGTCCCTCCCTGGACCAGGACGTTGAAGACGTAGCCCCCGGCCACGCCGGCCACGGACACGAACCCGTTGAGCAGGACGGCCACGACGACGGCGGCCAGGATGCGAGGGACTATCAACCGATGGACCGGGTCCACCGCCAGGACCTCCATCGCCGCGATCTCGTCGCGGACCTTGCGGGAGCCTAGATCGGCCGTCATCGCCGACCCACCGGCTCCCGATATCAGCAGGGCGGTCGCGATCGGAGCCGCCTCACGGACCACCGCGAGCACCATGGCCGCCCCCGTCTGGGACTGGGCGCCGAGCTGCCGGGACACGTTCCCGACCTGCAGGGCTATCGTCGCGCCGAACGCTATCGAGACCAGGATGACCGGGACGATCGAGACCGCGACGATGAACCAGGAGATCCGCAGGAACTCGGCGACCGGCCACGGACGGCGGAGGAAGACCCGGAAGGCGTCGAGCGTGAGCGCGAACATGTTGCCGGTCTCACGCGCCACCCCGGCTATCAAGCGTCCCTCCCGGTCACGACGCGGCGGCCGCCCTCTCCCCCGCGTCCTTCTCCTCGGACATGCCGATCGGACCGTCGGTCGTGCCGTTGAGGAACTGCGTGACCACCTTCTCCTTGCTCGTGAACATGTCCTTGCGGGAGCCGAACTTCACGAGCTTGCGGGCGAAGATCAACCCGATGTGGTCGGGGACCGTCCGGGCCGTCTCGATGTGGTGGGTGACGATGACGATCGTCGGTCCCAGGCGCCTCTTCAGGTCGAGCGTGAGCATGTTCAGGTAGGCCGTCCGCACGGGGTCGAGCCCGGAGTCGGGCTCGTCGAACAGGAGGATCTCGGGCTCGAGCACGAGCGCCCGGGCCAGGCCCGCCCGCTTCTTCATCCCGCCGGAGATCTCGGCCGGGTACTTCCTCTCCGCTCCCGAGAGCCCCACGAGCTCCAGCTTCTCGGAGACGATCTGGCGGATCGTGCCCTCGGACAGGTCCGTGTGCTCGCGCAGCGGGAAGGCGACGTTGTCGGCGACGGTCATGGAGCCGAAGAGCGCGCCGTCCTGGAAGAGGACCCCGAACTTCTTGCGGACCTCGAAGAGCTCCTTCTCCTTCAGGGTCGGTATGTCGTGCTCGCCCACGTAGACGTGTCCGGCGGTGGGCTTGAGCAGGCCCACGAAATGCTTCAGCAGGACCGACTTGCCGGTGCCGGACGGTCCCAGGATCACGGTGATCTCACCCTTCGGGACGTCGAACGTGACGTCCTCCCAGATCGTCTGGGAGCCGAAGCGCTTCGTCAGCCCGACGACGGAGATCGCGACCCCGGGGGGTGCGGCCATTCCCCTCCTCTCCCCACGTTGGACGAAATCCTACAAGAGGCCGCCCGGATGCACGGGCGTTCGAAGAGGACGACCGGCGGCCGATCGGGGCCGGCCGCCGGTCAGGGAGAGCTGAGGGTCAGGCGGGGCAGGCCGCCTGGAAGTTCGCGAAGTCGACGCGGTCGCTGACGGCGTCGCCGACCCCGGGGCCGCGGCCGCTGGGTCCGGTCGACGAGCCCCACCAGTTGCGCTGCGCATCGATGGGGGCGCCTCCCTCGTTGTAGAGGCCGTACGCGCTGTGACCGGATATGCAGCTCTGTGTCACCCGGGCGGCGGACCCGCCCGAGAAGAACGCCACCCCGTAGTCCCCGTTGTTGGTGATGCGGGTCCGTTCGACGGTCGGGCTCGAGCCGCTGTACGCGATGATCCCGTACGTGTGCCACCCCGCTCCTCGGTTCTCGGCTATCCGGGAGTCGCTGATGCTCGCGCTGGCCTCCCACATCGAGATGCCCCCGGAGTCGTTGCCGGTTATCTCGACCTGCGAGAGGACGGGAGCCGCGGACGCTATCTCCATGCCGAACCTGCCTCCGTCGCGGATGCGGGTCCCGATCAGCACGGGAGCCCCCTCGTGGACGGAGAACCCGACCGAAGAGCTGTTGGAGATGGTGACGGGGACGCCTCCGGCGGTCCTCTCCAACCGGGGGCTCGACCGGTGGCCCTGGATGCCGTACCCGTTCCGGTCGATGGTGGACCCCTTCAGGGTCGGGCTCGCCGCCCACAGCTGCAGCCCGGTGCCGTTCGACGATATGTCGTTGGCGAGCAGGTCCGGCTGGATGGAGTCGAGGTGGATCCCGACGCCGTTGTTGACGGCGGCGGAGTTCGACACCACGGGCCGGGTGACGAGTCCGGACCTGATCGAGAGCCCCGTCGGGTTGCGCGTCGCCGTCGTCGTGGTGATCGTGAAGCTGGACGCGTCGGAGCGCAGACCGACGCTGCGGTGGTCGGAGAGCAGCGATGAGGAGACCGTCCCCGAGCTGTTCACGAGGTGGATCCCGTCGACGTTGCCTCGGAGCGTGGCTCCGCTGATCGCTATCCCGGTGGAGTCGTAGAAGGTCAACAGACCCTGCATCGTGGTCGCGCCGCGGGCCCCCGAGGTCATCGTCCTCCCCGCGATCGCCGCGCCGTTCGCGCGGTAGAAGTACACCCGCTCATGGGGGCGCAGCGCACCGTCGACGTTGATCCCGTTGACCGTGTTGCCGGTCATCAACGGGACGCTCGGCGCGGCTTCGTGCGGGACCGAGATGCCGATGTCGTTGTCGTCGAGCTGGTTGCGCTGGAGGCGGACGGTCCCCTGGTTGACGGAGAGGCCGACCGACGACATCTGCGTCACCCGGTTCTCCGCCAGCGTCGCGGCGGACACCCCCTCGGGCGTGTCCGCGGACACCGAGATCCCGGACCTCCCATCACCGGAGATCTCGTTCCCGGCCACGGTGACCCGTCCGTCGTCGACGGTCCAGACCGAGAGCCCCACGCCCCACGAGTCGTCGTGCAGCGTGACCACGTTGTCCGTTACGTCGAGCGCTCCGGTCGAGGCGTCCTGGTCCTGATGTGACAGGGCCAACGCCACCGAGCTCCACTGGCGCACCTCCACCTCGTTGTGGGTGAGGGCGATCGCGGCCGTCCCGGGGTCCTGGTACGTCCGGATGCCGTGAGCCCCCCACCAGTAGCCCTGGGTCGAGATGGAGTTCCCATCCACGGCCACGGGCTCCCGAGGAGACCCCACGGTGAGCCCGGACGACCAGTTCGTGATCGACGTGTCGGTGAACCCCCCATCGGAGGTCTCGAGCCTGGCTCCCTCGGTGTAGCCCCCGTTCTCGGGACCACGCATCTCGGACCCATCGATGTCGACGGAGCTGTCCCGGGTCAGGACGCCGTAGTGGTGGTTGGTGAGGCTGCTCGCGTCCACCAGGAGCCCGTCGGCTTCGAGCCGGCTCTCCCACAGCGCGAGGGTGTACGTCAGCGGGTAGGAGGATGCGTGCGCCTGACGCGTCGTCGTCATCGTCACGTCCCGCAGCTGGGCGTCCGACGCGGCGAGCGTCGCGGTCACGTCGTGGAGGTCCGTGTCGCTGAGCTGAAGGACCGGTCGGGCGTCCGACCCCGGGGCCGGGGCGGACACCAGCTGCACCGGGTACGTGGGCGCCGCCTGGGGAGCCAGGGACACATGAGCGACGATCGAGGACCGGCGCGGGTCGAACCTCAGCCCGAGCGGCCCTTCGTACTCAGCCAGGTCGAAGGTGCGGAGCGCCCCGGTCACGACGATCCTCTGGGCGACGACGTTGTCGCGGATCACCGCGCCGGCCTCGGCCAGCGGGCCGGAGACGGCGGGAGGCGCGGGAGGGTCGTCCGGGAGCCGGTGGTAGGGGTACAGCGCGGTGTAGGCGGTCCAGTAGGCGTCGTACCAAGCGAGCTGGGCGAGCTCCTCGGCCGAGCGGATCTCGTTCAGGCGCGGCTGGACCGCCTCGTCGTAGATGCGCTGTCGCACATCCGTGTCCCGGACCTCCAGCTTCGTCCCGTACAGGTTCAGAGAACCCTCGGGCGTGATGATCACGGACCCGTCGACGATCAGGTGCAGCCCGACGAGCGTCACCTCTCGGTCGATCACGAGCGGTCCGGGCACCAGGATCGGTGCGGCGGGCGGGGCCACGGTCGTGGCCGCGGCCCTCGACCGGGCTTCGAGCATCTCGAGAACGGAACCGGACGCGGCCCGGAGGACCTCCCGGTCCGCAGCCCATGCCCCGTGCGTCGCCGTCAGTACGAGTGCCGCTGCGAGCGCGCAGCCGAGCACGCGCCGGATAGCCGTGATGCCCATCACGTCCCCCTTCAGCCCAGAGAACCCCAGGCTCACGGGTTCGCCTCGGAGGGACGGTGTCCTGCCATAACGGACACGCCCCCGGGGGGTCCCCCCCGACGTCTGCGAGGACGGCCCTAGGCGTACCGGGGGTCGGACCGTTCGGGGTCCAGGCCGAACCGTTCGATCGCGTCGGCCACGGTCTGCGGCTTCACGTCTCCGGCCAGCGCCAGCGCGTGGAGCGCGGCGACGACGGTGTGCTCGGCGTCCACCTCGAAGTGGCGCCGGAGGGCGGGGCGGGTGTCCGACCGCCCGTAGCCGTCGGTGCCCAGGGGGACGAACGGACCCGGCACCCATCGTCCGATCTGGTCGGGCACCGCCTTCATGAAGTCCCCGACCGCCACGACCGGGCCGCCGTCCGACAGGGACCGCGTCACGTACGGCACCCGCGCCTCCTCGGTCGGGTGGAGCCGGTTCCATCGCTCGGCCTCGAGGGCGTCGTCTCGCAGCATCTGGTAGGAGGTGGCGCTCCACACGTCGGCAGCGACCCCGAACTCGGCCAGGAGCTCCTGGGCCCGCAGCGCCTCGAGCACGATCGGACCCGATCCCAGCACCTGCACCCGCGGACCCTCGGCGTCGGAGGTCTTGAACCGGTACAGGCCGCGGATGATGCCGTCCTCGACCCCCTCGGGCATCGGCGGCATCCGGAACTGCTCGTTGTACAGGGTGAGGTAGTAGAAGACGTCCTCCCCCTCGTCGACCATCCGGCGCAGTCCCTCGCGGACGACGACCCCGACCTCGTAGGCGAAGGCCGGGTCGTACGAGTAGCAGTTCGGGACGGCCGAGGCGAGCAGGAGGCTGTGGCCGTCCTGGTGCTGGAGCCCCTCTCCGGACAGCGTCGTACGTCCCGCGGTGGCTCCCAGCAGG
The nucleotide sequence above comes from Actinomycetota bacterium. Encoded proteins:
- a CDS encoding ABC transporter permease, which translates into the protein MFALTLDAFRVFLRRPWPVAEFLRISWFIVAVSIVPVILVSIAFGATIALQVGNVSRQLGAQSQTGAAMVLAVVREAAPIATALLISGAGGSAMTADLGSRKVRDEIAAMEVLAVDPVHRLIVPRILAAVVVAVLLNGFVSVAGVAGGYVFNVLVQGGTPGAYLASFSLLAQTADLWVALMKAGVFGLIAAMVASYFGMHCKGGPKGVGEAVNRAV
- a CDS encoding right-handed parallel beta-helix repeat-containing protein, with amino-acid sequence MSLGFSGLKGDVMGITAIRRVLGCALAAALVLTATHGAWAADREVLRAASGSVLEMLEARSRAAATTVAPPAAPILVPGPLVIDREVTLVGLHLIVDGSVIITPEGSLNLYGTKLEVRDTDVRQRIYDEAVQPRLNEIRSAEELAQLAWYDAYWTAYTALYPYHRLPDDPPAPPAVSGPLAEAGAVIRDNVVAQRIVVTGALRTFDLAEYEGPLGLRFDPRRSSIVAHVSLAPQAAPTYPVQLVSAPAPGSDARPVLQLSDTDLHDVTATLAASDAQLRDVTMTTTRQAHASSYPLTYTLALWESRLEADGLLVDASSLTNHHYGVLTRDSSVDIDGSEMRGPENGGYTEGARLETSDGGFTDTSITNWSSGLTVGSPREPVAVDGNSISTQGYWWGAHGIRTYQDPGTAAIALTHNEVEVRQWSSVALALSHQDQDASTGALDVTDNVVTLHDDSWGVGLSVWTVDDGRVTVAGNEISGDGRSGISVSADTPEGVSAATLAENRVTQMSSVGLSVNQGTVRLQRNQLDDNDIGISVPHEAAPSVPLMTGNTVNGINVDGALRPHERVYFYRANGAAIAGRTMTSGARGATTMQGLLTFYDSTGIAISGATLRGNVDGIHLVNSSGTVSSSLLSDHRSVGLRSDASSFTITTTTATRNPTGLSIRSGLVTRPVVSNSAAVNNGVGIHLDSIQPDLLANDISSNGTGLQLWAASPTLKGSTIDRNGYGIQGHRSSPRLERTAGGVPVTISNSSSVGFSVHEGAPVLIGTRIRDGGRFGMEIASAAPVLSQVEITGNDSGGISMWEASASISDSRIAENRGAGWHTYGIIAYSGSSPTVERTRITNNGDYGVAFFSGGSAARVTQSCISGHSAYGLYNEGGAPIDAQRNWWGSSTGPSGRGPGVGDAVSDRVDFANFQAACPA